In the Flagellimonas sp. HMM57 genome, one interval contains:
- a CDS encoding polyprenyl synthetase family protein — protein sequence MKVVSQIREPIEQEMELFEEKFLKSMSSKVALFNRITYYIVNRKGKQMRPMFVFLTAKLINEGTVNDRTYCGASIIELIHTASLVHDDVVDDSHKRRGFFSINALWKNKIAVLVGDFLFSKGVLVALENKDYDLLHIISNAVRDMSEGELLQIEKARLLDITEEVYYEIIRQKTATLIAACCSMGACSVKPDSEHVETFRKFGELCGMAFQIKDDLFDYGAEKIGKPTGIDIKEQKMTLPLIYALNNSDETKKRWLVNSIKNHNKDKKRVKEVIAYVKYKGGLDYAVTKMLSFKDEALALLDKYPDSEFKSALTLMVNYVVDRDK from the coding sequence ATGAAAGTAGTTTCACAAATTAGGGAACCGATTGAACAGGAAATGGAGCTTTTCGAAGAAAAGTTCTTGAAGTCCATGTCTTCCAAAGTGGCTTTGTTCAATCGAATTACATACTACATTGTAAATAGGAAAGGGAAACAGATGCGACCTATGTTCGTGTTCCTGACCGCCAAATTAATCAATGAAGGGACCGTAAACGATAGAACATATTGTGGTGCGTCCATCATTGAGCTTATACATACTGCGAGTCTTGTTCATGATGATGTCGTAGATGATAGCCATAAAAGAAGAGGATTCTTTTCGATAAATGCACTTTGGAAAAACAAAATTGCGGTTTTGGTCGGTGACTTTCTCTTTTCCAAAGGTGTTTTGGTAGCGTTGGAAAATAAGGACTACGATCTTTTGCATATCATTTCCAATGCGGTCAGGGATATGAGCGAAGGAGAATTGCTTCAGATTGAAAAAGCCCGGCTTTTAGATATTACCGAGGAGGTCTACTATGAAATCATCCGTCAAAAAACAGCTACCTTAATCGCTGCATGCTGTAGTATGGGAGCCTGTTCCGTAAAACCAGATTCCGAGCATGTAGAGACTTTTAGAAAGTTTGGGGAGCTTTGTGGTATGGCATTCCAAATTAAGGACGATCTCTTTGATTATGGTGCGGAAAAAATAGGAAAACCGACAGGTATAGATATTAAGGAGCAAAAAATGACGCTTCCTTTGATTTATGCCTTGAACAATAGCGATGAAACCAAAAAACGCTGGCTGGTCAATTCCATTAAAAACCATAATAAGGATAAAAAAAGAGTCAAGGAAGTAATTGCCTATGTGAAATACAAAGGCGGATTGGATTATGCCGTAACAAAAATGCTTTCCTTTAAAGACGAAGCTCTGGCTCTATTGGATAAGTATCCAGATTCTGAATTTAAAAGTGCATTGACCCTTATGGTCAATTATGTCGTGGATCGCGATAAGTAA
- the nadE gene encoding NAD(+) synthase, with the protein MKTEKVITYIVDWLKDYATNANCKGFVIGVSGGIDSAVTSTLCAKTGLELLCLEMPIHQGEKQVTRADKHIDWLIENFPSVKRQPVNLTPVFDGLVAALPKVENEEERFMSLANTRARLRMTTLYYFAALRGYLVAGTGNKVEDFGVGFYTKYGDGGVDLSPIADLLKTEVYAVGNVLGINQDIMDAAPTDGLWGDSRTDEDQIGASYPELEWAMEMDEQGKTIKDFSDRKREVFGIYKKLNTANKHKMIPIPICTIPSDLK; encoded by the coding sequence ATGAAAACTGAAAAGGTAATAACATATATTGTGGACTGGTTAAAGGACTACGCCACCAATGCAAATTGCAAGGGTTTTGTAATAGGTGTTTCCGGTGGGATAGATTCTGCGGTTACTTCTACACTTTGCGCCAAAACTGGACTGGAACTGCTTTGCCTGGAAATGCCCATACACCAAGGTGAAAAGCAAGTGACCCGGGCGGATAAACATATAGATTGGCTTATAGAAAATTTTCCCAGCGTTAAAAGACAACCCGTAAATCTCACTCCAGTGTTTGATGGTTTGGTCGCCGCCCTACCCAAAGTGGAAAATGAGGAAGAACGTTTTATGTCTTTGGCAAATACTCGTGCCAGATTACGTATGACAACATTATATTATTTTGCGGCACTGCGCGGTTACTTGGTTGCTGGAACTGGAAACAAGGTTGAAGATTTTGGTGTAGGATTTTATACCAAGTATGGCGACGGCGGAGTAGATTTGAGTCCTATTGCCGATTTACTAAAAACCGAGGTCTATGCTGTAGGAAATGTATTGGGAATCAATCAGGATATTATGGATGCAGCCCCAACAGATGGGCTCTGGGGCGATAGCAGGACAGATGAAGACCAGATAGGCGCTTCTTATCCAGAACTGGAATGGGCCATGGAAATGGACGAGCAGGGGAAAACAATTAAAGACTTTTCTGATAGGAAAAGAGAGGTCTTTGGTATATACAAAAAGTTGAATACCGCAAATAAACATAAGATGATTCCCATACCTATTTGTACCATACCAAGTGACTTAAAATGA
- a CDS encoding response regulator transcription factor: MIKVIIADNHPIVRLGIKQVLETSSDIEVIADVSDTSELFETLEKVSPDVVILEMDIPEINGIAALRKLKQEFPNVKSLMFSGQSEDVYALSTIRAGAFGYLSKTADIDYLVSAVKKVAEGSMFITNELAQRLAFDEGTQKPRRFFRKLSSREVEVLKLLASGKRNKEVAEGLNLNEKTVSTYKARLMKKLNVDNLVDLLQQAKALELY, translated from the coding sequence ATGATCAAAGTAATAATCGCTGACAATCATCCAATAGTTAGACTTGGCATTAAACAAGTCCTAGAAACCAGTTCAGATATTGAGGTTATTGCCGATGTTTCCGATACTTCGGAACTGTTTGAAACATTGGAGAAAGTCAGCCCAGATGTAGTAATCCTAGAGATGGATATTCCAGAAATAAATGGTATTGCTGCTCTTAGAAAACTAAAACAAGAATTTCCTAACGTTAAATCCTTAATGTTCAGTGGACAGTCAGAAGATGTGTATGCATTAAGCACCATACGTGCAGGAGCATTTGGTTACCTATCCAAAACAGCGGACATCGATTATCTAGTGTCAGCAGTAAAAAAAGTAGCTGAAGGCAGCATGTTCATAACCAACGAATTGGCGCAACGTCTAGCATTTGATGAAGGTACACAGAAGCCAAGAAGATTCTTCAGGAAATTATCCTCTAGAGAGGTTGAAGTGTTAAAACTTTTAGCGAGCGGAAAAAGAAACAAAGAAGTAGCCGAAGGTCTAAATTTGAATGAAAAGACCGTTAGTACGTACAAGGCGCGTTTAATGAAAAAATTGAACGTAGATAATCTGGTCGACTTATTACAACAAGCAAAAGCTTTGGAATTATATTAA
- a CDS encoding DOMON domain-containing protein: MKYLFLKFVILFFLSDYCVLAQNQKRHVKVEQMTISWEFEKDNILFTASAPDDGWVALGFNTEDDIVGSNLIMVNVKNNGAKAEDFYVVSAGNPKLVTLLGSESQIIEKSGFEIDGKTTVKFTLPVKAFDKYHQNLKKGDTIWLICAYSMEDEFDHHSRMRKHIKVTL, translated from the coding sequence ATGAAGTATCTTTTTTTGAAATTCGTCATCCTCTTTTTTTTATCCGATTATTGTGTGCTCGCACAAAACCAAAAAAGACATGTAAAGGTAGAACAGATGACTATTTCATGGGAGTTTGAAAAAGACAATATCTTGTTTACCGCATCGGCTCCAGATGATGGTTGGGTGGCACTCGGCTTCAACACAGAAGATGATATCGTTGGAAGTAACCTTATTATGGTAAATGTGAAAAACAATGGGGCAAAGGCTGAAGATTTTTATGTGGTAAGCGCTGGTAATCCAAAACTGGTAACATTGCTTGGTTCGGAATCACAAATAATCGAAAAATCTGGATTTGAAATCGATGGAAAAACAACGGTCAAGTTTACATTACCCGTGAAAGCATTCGACAAATACCATCAAAACCTAAAGAAAGGTGATACAATATGGTTGATTTGTGCCTATAGCATGGAAGATGAATTTGACCACCATTCACGAATGCGAAAACACATTAAGGTAACACTTTAA
- the gldB gene encoding gliding motility lipoprotein GldB gives MKRLLKYFGLSAFTCSFFFIILTFFSCGETNKTAEEISKIAIDLKVNRFDREFANAGPEDIPRLKLQYPYLFPEQFPDSLWIAKLSDTIQTELSDEVHKAFGDFEQEADDLESLFQHIKYYFPKFEIPNVVTVTSDVGYNNRVILTDTLLLLGLDNYLGKDHHFYKSIQKYIAAGLDKQYLTSDIASAFSKKVVQYPRNRSFLSRMVYYGKELYIKDKLLPNISDAQKIGYTTDEMQWAKANEEQIWRYFVERELLYSTDAKLDRQFLDPAPFSKFQLELDSESPGRLGRYIGWQIVRAFMDKNTKSLAQLLKLDPDEIFKKSNYKPRK, from the coding sequence ATGAAGAGGTTGTTAAAATACTTTGGATTATCAGCATTTACTTGTTCTTTTTTCTTTATAATCCTAACATTTTTCTCTTGTGGAGAGACAAATAAAACAGCAGAAGAGATTTCTAAGATTGCTATTGACTTAAAAGTAAATAGATTCGATAGAGAGTTTGCTAATGCCGGCCCAGAAGATATTCCCAGATTAAAATTACAGTATCCCTACCTGTTTCCCGAACAGTTTCCGGATAGTTTATGGATTGCCAAATTATCAGACACCATACAGACGGAACTATCAGACGAAGTGCATAAGGCTTTTGGAGATTTTGAACAAGAAGCAGATGACCTTGAGTCTTTATTTCAACATATTAAATATTATTTTCCAAAGTTTGAGATACCCAATGTTGTAACGGTTACTTCGGATGTTGGTTATAACAATAGAGTAATTCTTACGGACACATTGTTGTTATTGGGGTTGGATAATTACTTGGGAAAAGACCATCATTTTTATAAAAGCATACAAAAGTATATTGCCGCTGGATTGGACAAACAATACTTGACTTCTGATATAGCTAGTGCGTTCTCCAAAAAAGTAGTGCAATATCCTAGAAATAGAAGTTTCTTGTCCAGAATGGTTTATTATGGTAAGGAACTATATATTAAGGACAAATTGCTTCCCAATATTTCTGATGCCCAAAAAATAGGCTATACCACAGATGAGATGCAATGGGCCAAGGCCAACGAAGAACAAATCTGGCGGTATTTTGTAGAGCGTGAATTGCTTTATAGTACCGATGCTAAGTTGGATAGACAATTTTTAGACCCGGCCCCATTTTCCAAATTTCAATTGGAATTGGATAGCGAATCTCCAGGAAGGTTGGGTAGATACATAGGGTGGCAGATTGTACGTGCCTTTATGGACAAGAATACTAAAAGCTTAGCGCAACTTTTAAAGCTGGACCCAGATGAAATTTTTAAAAAATCAAATTACAAACCTAGAAAGTAG
- a CDS encoding DUF805 domain-containing protein, with protein MEWYLQVLKNYANFKGRARRAEYWMFTLFCLFFSLFAIALDNVFEITIANIGFGPLYTVYALVVFLPALSATVRRLHDVGKSGWTLLILFIPIVGVLWVFIQLIENGTMEENQYGPCPKKDV; from the coding sequence ATGGAATGGTATTTACAAGTTCTAAAAAACTACGCCAATTTTAAAGGTAGGGCCCGTAGGGCAGAATATTGGATGTTTACTTTGTTCTGCTTGTTCTTCAGCCTGTTTGCAATTGCATTGGACAACGTTTTTGAGATTACCATTGCAAATATCGGTTTTGGCCCACTTTATACAGTATATGCCCTAGTGGTTTTTCTCCCTGCCCTTTCAGCCACGGTAAGGCGTTTACATGATGTTGGCAAAAGTGGTTGGACCCTTCTAATCCTATTTATTCCTATTGTTGGGGTACTTTGGGTTTTTATCCAGCTTATCGAAAACGGCACTATGGAAGAAAATCAATATGGTCCATGTCCTAAAAAAGATGTTTAA
- a CDS encoding RNA polymerase sigma factor → MKIISLYTDEKLLIKKASAGNPQAQKFMYDKHAPKMLGICRQYIKDLQFAEDTMIKGFVKVFQNLDSFQHKGSFEGWIRKIMVRESISYLRKRQFVVYDDEVYEQKDQEQDSDTSLLDVEYVQQLIDKLPEGYRMVFLLNAIEGYKHHEISEMLGISVGTSKSQLFKARKMLQEVLTLKGIPSRTKSGD, encoded by the coding sequence TTGAAGATTATCTCTTTGTATACTGATGAAAAGCTTTTGATAAAGAAAGCAAGTGCTGGAAACCCACAAGCACAAAAGTTTATGTACGATAAACATGCGCCAAAAATGTTGGGTATTTGTAGACAGTATATTAAGGACCTACAATTTGCCGAAGATACCATGATCAAAGGATTTGTAAAAGTCTTTCAAAATCTGGATTCTTTTCAACATAAAGGAAGCTTTGAGGGTTGGATTAGAAAAATCATGGTTAGGGAAAGTATTTCCTACTTACGTAAAAGACAATTTGTGGTTTATGATGATGAGGTTTATGAACAAAAAGATCAAGAACAGGATAGCGATACCTCTCTTCTGGATGTTGAATATGTGCAACAATTGATAGATAAACTCCCTGAAGGCTATAGAATGGTCTTTTTATTGAATGCCATAGAAGGGTACAAACATCATGAGATTTCGGAAATGTTGGGCATTAGTGTGGGCACTTCCAAATCGCAGTTGTTCAAGGCCAGAAAGATGCTTCAAGAAGTTTTGACCCTAAAAGGGATACCCTCTAGAACCAAATCTGGAGATTAA
- a CDS encoding DUF805 domain-containing protein, which translates to MKWYLKVLKQYADFKGRARRKEYWMFTLFNIIFGGIAMALDNVTGLAKMGIGPIYGLYALAMLIPSIAVIVRRMHDIGKKGSMLFVALIPAIGSLWLLILLVKDGEPTENDYGINPKLATA; encoded by the coding sequence ATGAAATGGTATCTAAAAGTACTGAAACAATATGCAGATTTTAAAGGAAGAGCAAGAAGAAAGGAATATTGGATGTTTACCCTGTTCAATATAATTTTTGGCGGAATAGCCATGGCTTTGGATAATGTAACCGGTCTGGCAAAAATGGGAATTGGTCCAATCTATGGCCTATATGCCCTTGCCATGCTTATACCCAGCATTGCCGTTATCGTAAGACGCATGCATGATATTGGAAAAAAAGGATCTATGCTCTTCGTGGCGTTGATTCCCGCAATTGGATCGCTTTGGTTGCTTATCCTTTTGGTAAAGGATGGTGAGCCCACTGAAAACGATTATGGGATCAATCCTAAACTGGCAACTGCTTAA
- the rlmN gene encoding 23S rRNA (adenine(2503)-C(2))-methyltransferase RlmN translates to MKTQKKDIRALTKEQLRDFFVNQGEKAFRGNQVYEWLWQKSAHSFDAMTNISKETRGMLVENFVINHIKVDQMQRSSDGTIKNAVRLHDDLVVESVLIPTDTRTTACVSSQVGCSLDCRFCATSRLKRMRNLNPDEIYDQVVAIDNESRLYFDRPLSNIVFMGMGEPLMNYNNVLKAIEKITSPEGLGMSPKRIIVSTSGVPKMIKKMADEEVKFGLAVSLHSAIDEVRTSIMPFNATFPLKDLRESLEYWYSKTKNRITYEYVVWEGINDTKEAADALVRFCKFAPSKVNLIEYNPIYDGEFQQASNTAINMYKDTLERNGITVTVRRSRGKDIDAACGQLANKS, encoded by the coding sequence GTGAAAACCCAAAAAAAAGACATACGGGCACTGACCAAGGAGCAATTACGTGATTTCTTTGTGAATCAAGGGGAAAAAGCTTTTAGGGGCAATCAGGTGTACGAGTGGTTGTGGCAAAAGTCCGCCCATTCTTTTGATGCCATGACCAATATCTCTAAGGAAACCCGTGGCATGCTGGTAGAGAATTTTGTGATCAACCATATCAAGGTCGATCAAATGCAGCGAAGTTCAGATGGAACGATCAAAAATGCCGTAAGGCTTCACGACGATTTAGTGGTGGAGTCCGTTCTAATTCCTACAGATACCAGAACTACTGCCTGCGTGTCAAGTCAGGTAGGGTGTAGTTTAGACTGTAGGTTTTGTGCCACCTCCCGTTTAAAACGAATGCGGAACTTAAATCCCGATGAAATCTATGATCAGGTGGTCGCAATCGATAATGAAAGCCGATTGTATTTTGATAGACCACTTAGCAACATTGTTTTCATGGGTATGGGAGAACCCTTGATGAATTATAATAATGTGCTTAAGGCCATTGAAAAAATAACGTCACCAGAAGGATTGGGAATGTCGCCAAAGCGAATCATTGTTTCAACTTCTGGAGTTCCCAAAATGATAAAGAAAATGGCGGACGAAGAAGTTAAATTTGGTTTGGCCGTTTCGTTGCATTCGGCAATAGATGAGGTTCGTACGTCCATAATGCCGTTCAATGCTACTTTTCCATTAAAAGATTTGAGAGAATCTTTGGAATATTGGTACAGCAAGACAAAAAATAGGATAACTTACGAGTATGTGGTCTGGGAGGGTATCAACGATACAAAAGAAGCAGCGGATGCTTTGGTAAGATTTTGCAAGTTTGCGCCCTCAAAAGTTAATTTGATAGAGTACAATCCCATATATGATGGTGAATTTCAACAAGCTTCCAATACCGCAATAAATATGTACAAAGACACTTTAGAAAGGAATGGCATAACCGTTACGGTAAGAAGATCTCGTGGTAAGGATATTGATGCCGCTTGCGGCCAATTGGCGAATAAAAGTTAA
- the dnaG gene encoding DNA primase, translated as MISKSTIDQVYETARLEEVIGDFVQLKKAGSNFKGLSPFSDERTPSFMVSPVKQIWKDFSSGKGGNVVAFLMEHEHFTYPEAIKYLAKKYNIEIEETEQTNEQKEQANERESMYLVSEYAQKYFSETLWESQPGKAIGLTYFKERGFTDETIKKFGLGYGLDEWDAFTKTALDKGYQLEFLEKTGLTIVKEQTGGESRKFDRFKGRVLFPIHSMSGRVLGFGGRILTNDKKAAKYLNSPESDIYHKSKVLYGIYFAKQAIAKEDNCFLVEGYTDVIQLYQRGVENVVASSGTALTPEQIRLINRLTKNITVLFDGDAAGLRASLRGIDLILEQGMNVKVCTFPEGEDPDSFAKNNTYEDLVLYLEENAKDFIQFKTSLLAEEAANDPIKRADTVRDIVNSISKIPDQIKKEIYIQECAKIMQISEDVLYNTLAQIDKKGVADANKKLKQEQKAFEVVKNDQVVERVDVQYELERKIIEMLLLYGSQQQEFEDLVLKENEKGDLVLEPEITEAKVYEKVYLDLQEDEIELTNEQFRSIYYRLIENLNETEEFTVNTFLSSLDQEMVSEVSSILMEEEKYKLDDWARKDIYPKGKGQGVAQLVGETILTLRCYLIKNRIQKLQERTEGSIEDNSEVLEEIVNYLQLNKLLNAKLNRVLS; from the coding sequence TTGATTTCCAAGTCCACCATAGATCAAGTATATGAAACTGCTCGTTTAGAGGAGGTGATCGGGGATTTTGTACAATTAAAGAAAGCGGGCTCCAACTTTAAGGGATTGAGTCCTTTTTCCGATGAACGAACCCCAAGTTTTATGGTATCTCCCGTTAAACAGATTTGGAAGGACTTCAGCAGTGGGAAAGGCGGTAATGTGGTGGCCTTTTTAATGGAACACGAACACTTTACCTACCCCGAAGCAATAAAGTATCTCGCCAAAAAGTACAATATAGAAATTGAGGAGACCGAGCAGACCAATGAGCAGAAAGAGCAAGCCAATGAAAGGGAAAGTATGTATCTGGTTTCTGAATATGCCCAAAAATATTTCTCGGAAACCCTTTGGGAATCTCAACCAGGCAAAGCAATTGGACTGACCTATTTTAAAGAACGGGGATTTACAGATGAAACCATAAAGAAATTTGGTCTGGGATATGGTTTGGATGAATGGGATGCATTTACCAAAACAGCATTGGATAAAGGATATCAGCTGGAGTTTTTGGAAAAGACGGGTCTGACCATTGTTAAAGAACAAACAGGTGGTGAATCCAGAAAGTTCGACCGTTTTAAAGGACGTGTACTGTTTCCCATACATTCCATGAGTGGACGAGTATTGGGCTTTGGCGGACGAATTCTGACCAATGATAAAAAAGCAGCTAAATATTTAAACTCTCCAGAGAGCGATATCTATCACAAGAGCAAAGTGCTTTATGGTATCTACTTTGCCAAACAGGCTATTGCCAAAGAAGACAACTGCTTTCTTGTTGAGGGATATACGGATGTCATACAGTTGTACCAACGTGGGGTCGAAAACGTAGTGGCTTCTAGTGGTACGGCATTGACACCAGAACAGATTAGGTTGATAAACAGGCTTACTAAAAATATTACAGTACTTTTTGATGGTGATGCAGCTGGTTTGCGTGCTTCACTTAGGGGAATTGACTTAATTCTGGAACAGGGGATGAACGTAAAGGTCTGTACCTTTCCGGAAGGCGAAGACCCTGATAGTTTTGCCAAAAACAATACGTATGAGGACTTGGTACTTTATCTGGAAGAGAACGCAAAGGATTTTATCCAGTTCAAAACCTCGCTATTGGCAGAAGAAGCTGCTAATGACCCAATAAAACGTGCTGATACCGTCAGGGATATTGTAAATAGCATCAGCAAGATACCAGACCAAATAAAAAAAGAAATCTACATTCAAGAATGTGCTAAAATAATGCAGATTTCTGAAGATGTACTGTACAATACACTCGCTCAAATTGATAAAAAAGGAGTTGCCGATGCCAACAAAAAACTAAAACAAGAGCAAAAGGCCTTTGAAGTCGTAAAAAATGACCAAGTCGTAGAGCGAGTGGACGTTCAATATGAACTGGAACGAAAAATCATTGAAATGCTTCTTCTTTATGGAAGTCAGCAACAAGAGTTTGAAGATTTGGTACTTAAAGAGAATGAAAAAGGAGACTTGGTATTGGAACCCGAGATTACGGAGGCCAAAGTTTATGAAAAGGTGTATTTAGATCTTCAAGAAGACGAGATTGAACTAACGAACGAACAGTTCAGAAGTATTTATTATAGACTCATTGAGAATTTAAATGAGACAGAAGAGTTTACTGTAAACACCTTTTTGTCTAGTCTGGACCAAGAAATGGTAAGCGAGGTTTCCTCGATTTTAATGGAAGAGGAAAAGTATAAACTGGATGATTGGGCACGAAAAGATATCTATCCCAAAGGTAAAGGGCAAGGTGTTGCACAATTGGTAGGAGAGACCATTCTTACGCTTCGTTGCTATTTGATAAAAAACAGAATTCAGAAACTACAAGAACGCACCGAAGGAAGTATAGAGGATAATTCTGAAGTCCTCGAAGAAATTGTGAACTACTTGCAGTTGAACAAATTGTTGAATGCCAAATTGAATCGTGTCCTATCATAA
- the aroA gene encoding 3-phosphoshikimate 1-carboxyvinyltransferase: MKLQLSSPINKVIKADIQITGSKSETNRSLLLQALFPNITIENPSNSDDGSVMGKGLKKFSGEVDIHHAGTAMRFLTAYFASQAGKEVVLTGSKRMQERPISVLVDALNDLGAEITYVTKEGYPPLRIKGKKLTKSKVSLPANVSSQYISALLLIAPSLENGLELELIGKITSVPYIKMTLALLNEIGVVTSFVGNRIKVEPKYQVEKTTLVVESDWSSASYFYSIAALGEVGTEIKLSSYKKDSLQGDSVLAEIYKDFGVETSFSENQITISKTADCQLAKVDYNLANAPDIAQTISVTCFGLGMACRLTGLHTLPIKETDRLAALKTELSKFGAKIETDAESLTLSPSENIASGVTVDTYHDHRMAMAFAPLALKKSIVINDAMVVSKSYPDFWKDLKKLGLQIAEI, translated from the coding sequence TTGAAACTACAACTTTCCAGCCCCATCAATAAAGTTATTAAAGCCGATATACAAATTACGGGCTCTAAAAGTGAGACCAATAGGTCTTTGCTGTTGCAAGCCCTATTTCCAAACATAACTATTGAAAACCCATCCAATTCAGATGACGGTTCTGTTATGGGCAAAGGACTAAAAAAATTCTCTGGCGAAGTGGATATCCATCATGCAGGAACAGCAATGCGGTTTTTAACGGCCTATTTTGCATCGCAAGCGGGAAAAGAGGTGGTTTTAACAGGTTCTAAACGAATGCAAGAACGACCTATTAGCGTTTTGGTAGATGCATTAAATGACCTGGGTGCAGAAATAACGTACGTAACCAAAGAAGGCTATCCCCCTCTAAGGATAAAAGGCAAAAAACTGACCAAAAGCAAAGTGTCCCTACCAGCAAATGTAAGCAGTCAATACATATCGGCACTTTTGTTGATCGCGCCCAGTTTGGAAAATGGATTGGAACTTGAGCTCATTGGAAAAATCACTTCAGTGCCCTATATAAAAATGACGTTGGCACTTTTAAACGAGATAGGTGTTGTCACTTCATTTGTAGGAAACCGAATAAAAGTCGAACCAAAATATCAAGTTGAAAAAACGACACTGGTGGTAGAATCCGATTGGAGTTCGGCCAGTTATTTTTATAGTATAGCTGCGCTGGGCGAAGTAGGTACTGAAATCAAATTGTCTTCCTACAAGAAAGATTCACTTCAAGGCGATAGTGTTTTAGCAGAGATTTACAAGGATTTTGGTGTTGAAACCTCATTTTCAGAAAATCAAATAACAATTTCCAAAACAGCCGACTGTCAGCTTGCTAAAGTTGATTATAACCTTGCCAATGCACCAGACATTGCGCAGACGATTTCTGTAACTTGTTTTGGCTTGGGAATGGCCTGTCGTTTAACGGGATTGCATACCCTGCCCATAAAAGAAACAGACCGTTTGGCAGCGTTGAAAACAGAACTATCCAAGTTTGGTGCAAAAATAGAGACAGATGCTGAAAGCCTTACACTTTCCCCATCGGAGAATATAGCTTCAGGAGTTACCGTAGATACGTATCACGATCATAGAATGGCCATGGCATTTGCGCCTTTGGCACTAAAAAAATCAATAGTGATCAATGATGCCATGGTGGTTTCAAAATCCTATCCCGACTTCTGGAAAGATCTAAAAAAACTTGGTCTTCAAATAGCGGAAATCTAA
- the queA gene encoding tRNA preQ1(34) S-adenosylmethionine ribosyltransferase-isomerase QueA, whose protein sequence is MKLSNFNFELPKELLAEYPAENRDESKLMVIHRETGKIEHKMFKDLIDYFDEGDVMALNNTKVFPARLYGNKEKTGARIEVFLLRELNQEQRLWDVLVDPARKIRIGNKLYFGDDESLVAEVIDNTTSRGRTLRFLYDGSYTDFRRKLRELGETPLPKYIKRDVEPEDEKRYQTIYAKHEGAVAAPTAGLHFSKHLLKRLEIKGVDFAEVTLHVGLGTFNPVEVEDLSKHKMDSEELVIDEKATEIINNAKKNKKRICAVGTTVMRGLESAVSSDHQLNTFEGWTNKFIFPPYDFSIANCMVTNFHLPKSTLLMMISAFTGHDLMKKAYKQAILEGYRFYSYGDAMLIL, encoded by the coding sequence ATGAAATTATCAAACTTCAACTTTGAATTACCAAAAGAACTATTGGCAGAATATCCTGCAGAAAACAGGGATGAATCCAAATTAATGGTGATTCACAGAGAAACTGGAAAAATTGAGCATAAGATGTTCAAGGATCTTATTGATTATTTCGATGAAGGTGATGTGATGGCACTGAACAATACCAAGGTATTTCCTGCCAGACTGTACGGGAACAAAGAAAAAACAGGTGCGCGTATCGAAGTTTTTTTATTGCGCGAACTCAATCAAGAGCAACGTCTTTGGGATGTTTTGGTGGATCCAGCCAGAAAAATACGAATAGGGAACAAGCTTTATTTTGGTGACGATGAAAGTTTGGTAGCTGAAGTTATAGATAACACTACTTCTAGAGGAAGAACATTGCGTTTTCTTTATGATGGTTCCTACACGGATTTTAGAAGAAAACTGCGTGAATTGGGCGAAACACCGCTTCCAAAATATATTAAGCGAGACGTTGAGCCAGAAGATGAAAAAAGATATCAAACTATCTACGCTAAACATGAAGGCGCGGTTGCAGCACCAACGGCAGGACTGCACTTTTCCAAACACTTGCTCAAAAGATTGGAGATTAAAGGTGTCGATTTTGCAGAAGTAACCTTGCACGTTGGATTGGGAACATTCAACCCTGTCGAAGTAGAAGATCTATCCAAACATAAAATGGATAGCGAAGAACTGGTGATCGATGAGAAGGCGACGGAAATCATCAACAATGCAAAGAAAAACAAAAAGCGTATCTGTGCCGTGGGAACTACGGTAATGCGAGGATTGGAGAGTGCTGTTTCATCAGATCATCAATTAAATACATTTGAAGGATGGACGAATAAATTTATATTTCCTCCTTATGATTTCAGCATTGCCAATTGCATGGTGACCAATTTCCATTTGCCAAAGTCCACATTGTTAATGATGATATCTGCATTTACGGGACATGACCTCATGAAAAAAGCGTACAAACAAGCAATATTGGAAGGCTACCGTTTTTATTCCTACGGAGATGCCATGTTGATTCTTTAA